CCTTAAAATCATGGACAAAACGCAAGATAGCCTCCTGCTGCTTGTCAAATCGTTCTACCAGATTACGCGCCTTTGTTTTTTTGCGCCGCCCTCGTTTGACAAGGGGCGGATGTTCATCAGGTAACAGGTTTTCCTCTAAACCGAAGGCAACAATGGTGTCATACATTTGGTGGATTCGTTGCAACTGCTCGATTGACAATTCGGTTTCCCCTGCCTGATAAGCTTCGGCAACCAATTGTTTGGCCGATAACAAATAGACAATCATCAGTGCTGCCCATTGCTGTTGATCGTTCTCAACCAGAGCCGTCAACTCGCGCAAATGATGGGCATTGCACAAGGCATGAAGCAACAATTGATACTTGAAATAGGTCGCCCAGTTATCGTGAACAAGGGCGCCGGTGAATTCAGGCAGAATGCCAATGGCGTCAGTCGCCTTTTTGCCCCGACTTTGATGCGGTTCATAATAAGTCAATTCTGGGGTGCTGACGGTATGGAGCCAAGCTCTTTTTCCACTGATATAGAAGCCTGTCTCATCAGCATGACCGACTTCGGCCTTTTTGACGGCTTCTTTAATGGCTTTGTGGCTGGCTTCACATTTTCTGCGGCCGTCTCTAAAAAGTTTTGCAATGAACCAGTGGAAATGGGTAATTCAAACAGGTCGGCCAACATCTGTCGCTCTCGTTCATACGGAATGAACTGCTCATTGCGCAGATAAACTGACAACCGCTTGACTTGCGAACCATATTGCACCGGTTGGTCACATCCGCTGGAAATTCACCGGTTGTTGCTTCACCACAACAGGGACAGATGATGGTTTCGGCTTGGTGTTCGATGGTCACATAACGCAATGGCGGTAATTCAAAGACCTGTCGTTTAGCAACTTTACTGGCTACAATTTCTTCGGACAATGGGGCTTGGCAATGGTCACAGCGGGCTGGACGATGCGGTTCAATGAAATCTGGTTTGGGATTGAACTCAAGCGTATGCCCTTCATGTCCTTCCTGACCACCAGCTTTGCGCTCTGTTTGTGGCCGTAGACTTTTGGGCTTAGGCTTCTGTCGGCCTTTATCGCGGCTGGACGGCCAACTGGAG
Above is a genomic segment from Candidatus Leptovillus gracilis containing:
- a CDS encoding IS66 family transposase zinc-finger binding domain-containing protein, encoding MDEVQQLRAENKQLKREVQELREKLTVAETQIKHLVELLGQNSHNSSWPSSRDKGRQKPKPKSLRPQTERKAGGQEGHEGHTLEFNPKPDFIEPHRPARCDHCQAPLSEEIVASKVAKRQVFELPPLRYVTIEHQAETIICPCCGEATTGEFPADVTNRCNMVRKSSGCQFICAMSSSFRMNESDRCWPTCLNYPFPLVHCKTF
- a CDS encoding transposase, which translates into the protein MTYYEPHQSRGKKATDAIGILPEFTGALVHDNWATYFKYQLLLHALCNAHHLRELTALVENDQQQWAALMIVYLLSAKQLVAEAYQAGETELSIEQLQRIHQMYDTIVAFGLEENLLPDEHPPLVKRGRRKKTKARNLVERFDKQQEAILRFVHDFKVPFDNNLAERDIRMMKVQQKISGSFRSWEGAEQFCSLRTYISTIRKQGLNVWEALGSLFDDNVLMPQLTPV